A region of the Massilia sp. erpn genome:
ACGGGAAGTAGCTGTCGACCGTCCCCCAGCATGTGCATCACCGGCCCGCGTCGACCGTCCTTTCTGATCTTCCCCCCATGGTGTGCCGCTTAATTTTGCGACGGGAGGTTCTGGATGCACATCATGGAAGGTTTTCTGCCGCCGGCGCATGCGCTGGGCTGGGCTGCTGCTTCCTTACCCTTTATGGCCTGGGGCCTGCATAGCGTGGGCCAGAGCCTGCGCGCGCATCCCGAGCGGCGCATGCTGCTGGGCGTGGCCGCCGCCTTTGCCTTCCTCCTGTCCGCCTTGAAGCTGCCGTCGGTGACGGGCAGCTGTTCGCATCCCACCGGCGTCGGCCTGGGCGCGCTGCTGTTCGGCCCCGCCGCCATGGTGCCGGTGGGCTTCGTCGTGCTGCTGTTCCAGGCGCTGCTGCTGGCGCACGGCGGCGTGACCACCCTCGGCGCCAATGTGTTTTCGATGGCGATTGTCGGTCCCTTCGTCTCGTATGGCGTGTTCCGCGCGCTGGCCGCATTCGGCCTGTCGCGCTCCGTGGCCGTGTTCTTGGCGGCCTGCCTGGGCGATCTGGCGACCTACGTGACTACTTCCTTGCAACTGGCCTGGGCTTTCCCTGATCCGGTCGGCGGCATCCAGGTTTCCTTCGCCAAGTTTGCCGGCATCTTCGCCCTGACCCAGGTGCCGATCGCCATCAGCGAGGGGCTGCTGACGGTGCTGGTGGTGAACGCCATGGCGCGCTTTAACGAACATGAGCTGCGCGCCTTGCCGGTGATGGCGCTGCGCAAAGGAGAGGGCGCATGAAGGCGCGTACCTGGATGATCTGGGCAGCCATCGTGCTGCTGACCGTACTGCCCCTGTGGCTGGTCAGCGCGCCGCCGGTGGAGCCGGGCGCCGAGGCGCCCTCCGTGTTCGGCGGCGCCGACGAGCGCGCGCAGCAGGCCATCGGCAGCATCGCGCCGGATTACAAACCCTGGTTCTCTCCCGTGGTCGAACCGGCCAGCGGCGAGATTGCCTCGCTGCTGTTCGCCCTGCAGGCGGCGCTGGGCGCTGGCGTGATCGGTTTCTGGCTCGGCATGTCGGTGACGCGCGAACGCGCGCGCCGCGCCGCCGCGCAGAACCAGCCGCCAGCCTCCCTGCCTCAGGACCGTCGTGCTGATTGAGACAGCGGCCTACGCCAGCCGCTGGCGCGGCGTGGCGCCGGCGGCCAAGGCACTGTTCGCGCTGGCCGGCATTCTTGCGGCCTGGCTGGCGCAAAGCCCCGCCGTGCTGGCTACTCTTGCCGCCTTGCTGGCGCTGGCCGCGCTGCTGGGCGCGCGCGTGCCGCTGCGCAGCTATCTGGCGGTGGCCGTGCCGCCCCTGGGCTTTCTGCTGCTGTCCTGCCTGACCATGCTGGTCGGCCCTGGCCCGGATGGCGCCTGGCACTGGAGCGCCGCCTTGCTGCCTACGGTCGTGCGTACCGCCCTGCGTTCGCTGGCCATGCTGGCGGCGCTGCTTGGCCTGGTGCTGACCACGCCCTTGCCGGATCTTTTGACCTTGCTGCGCCGCCTGCGCGCGCCGGAACTGCTGCTCGATCTGATGGTGCTGAGCTACCGCATGCTGTTCGTGCTGCGCCAGGCCTGGGACGAGGGCGTTACGGCCCAGAGCGCGCGTCTCGGCTATCGCGGCTGGCGCCATGCGTGGCGTTCGCTGGGACTGCTGGCGGGCCAGATGGCGGTGCAGGTATGGCAGCGCGCGGCGGCCCTGCAAATGGCGGCCGACGCGCGCGGCTATCAAGGCACGCTGCGCTTCCTGCCGGCCGCGTATCCACAGGCGCGCCGGCAGACCGCCTGGGCCGTGCTGGCCGGCGGGCTGTTGCTGACCATGGCGGCGGGGGACCGCTGGTGAGCGCCGTGCTGGAATTACGAGCCGTCGATCATGTGTACCCGGACGGCAGCGCCGGCCTGCGCGACTGCAGCCTGACGCTGGGCCGCGGCCGCCGCCATGCGCTGCTGGGCGCCAACGGCGCGGGCAAGACCACGGTGCTGCAGCATCTGAATGGCTTGCTGCGTCCGACTGCCGGTCAACTGCGCCTGGATGGCCAGGCTTTCGACTATGGCCGTGCCGGACTGGTGGAGTTGCGCCGCCGCGTGGGCCTGGTGTTCCAGAATCCCGAGCGTCAATTATTCTCGGCCCAGGTGGAGGAGGACGTGTCCTTTGGACCGCTCAATCTCGGCCTGGACGACGCCACCGTGCGCGAACGCGTGGCCGCCGCCCTCGACGCCGTCGGCCTGCGTGGCCATGCGCGGCGCGCGGTGCACCACCTGAGCTTCGGCCAGAAGAAGCGCGTCTGCATCGCCGGCGTGCTGGCGATGGAGCCGGAGGTGCTGCTGCTCGATGAGCCGATGGCTGGACTGGATGCGCCGATGCAGGCCGAATTGGCCGCGTTGCTGGACCGTCTGGCGGCGCGCGGCGTGACGGTGCTGCTGTCCACGCACGACGTCGATTTCGCCTTCCGCTGGGCTGACGATATCCATGTGATGGCGGCGGGCCGCTGCATCGCTTCCGGCCCGGCAGCGCAACTGGCGACCCAGACCGAGGCGCTGCGCGCCGCAGGCCAGCATCCGCCGCTGGCGCTGACCCTGCATGCCGAGCTGGTAAAGCGCGGCGTGCTGCCGCCAGGACCGGCGCCGCGCAGTACAGATCTATTGCTGGAGGCGCTGCGCGCGCTGCCAGTGCTTGAATACCCAGGAGAGATAAACGTATGACATCCAACCCAGGCGCCGCATCGCTCGGCAAGGTCTGGTTCGTGGGCGCAGGCCCAGGCGACCCGGAACTGATCACCGTCAAGGGCCAGAAGCTGCTGTCGCAAGCGGGCGCGGTGCTGTTCGCCGGTTCGCTGGTGGACCGTGCCGCCACGCTGTACGCACCGGCCGGCTGCGAAATCCGCGATTCCAAGGATATGACGCTGGAAGAAATGACCGAGTGGCTGATCGAGCAGACAAGCAAGCATGCCATCGTGGTGCGCCTGCAGACCGGCGATCCGGGCCTGTATGGCGCGCTGATCGAAATGGCGCGCCCGCTGGTGGCCGCCGGTATCGAATGGGCCGTGGTGCCGGGCGTGTCCTCGGCCATGGCTTCGATGGCGGCGGCGGGCGAGTCGATGACGCTGCCCGAAGTCACCCAAAGCGTGATCTTCACCCGCGTCGAAGGCCGCACGCCGATGCCCGAGGGCGAGGATCTGGCCAGCCTGGCGGCGCACCGCACCACGCTCTGCATCTTCCTCTCGATCACACTGATGTACAAGGTGGAAGCCGCGTTGCGCGCCGCTGGCTGGCCAGAAGACGCGCCCATGCTGGTGGTGCATAAAGCCAGCTGGCCGGGCGAGGAACGCATCCTGCGCGGCACCCTGGCCGACATCAAGCAGCGCTGCCGCGAGGCCGGCGTCGCCAGCCAGGCCATGATCGTCGCCAGCCCCACGCTGGGCGCGCTGCACTGGGAAACCCTGGCGCGTTCCAAACTCTACGACCCCACATTCACCCACCGTTTCAGAAAGGCCAGCGCATGAACCAAGCTATCATGATGCCAGCAAAAGACACCATCCTGATCGTCGGCCACGGCTCGCGCGAGGATTCCGGCAACCAGGAAATCCGCGAGTTCACGGCGCAATGGCGGGCGCGCCATCCCGAATGGCGCATCGAATTGTGCTTCATCGAGTTCGCGCCGCCCGAGCTGAACGCATCGCTGCTGAGCGCTGCGCGCACTTCGCGCCGCGTGCTGGTGGTGCCGCTGATCCTGAACGCGGCCGGCCACGTCAAGATGGAAATCCCGGAGGCCATCGAGCAGGCGCGCGCTGCCTGTCCGCAGACCGAAATCCTGCTGGCGCCGCACCTGACGGCCTGCGATCCTATCCTCGCAATTCTGAAGCGCCGCCTGCGCAAGGCGATGGGCGCGCTCGACATGCCCGATCCGACCACCACCGGCGTGGTGGTGCTGGGGCGCGGTTCTTCCGACCGTGGCGCCAACGGCGAAATGGCCAAGATGGCGCGC
Encoded here:
- a CDS encoding energy-coupling factor ABC transporter ATP-binding protein, with the protein product MLELRAVDHVYPDGSAGLRDCSLTLGRGRRHALLGANGAGKTTVLQHLNGLLRPTAGQLRLDGQAFDYGRAGLVELRRRVGLVFQNPERQLFSAQVEEDVSFGPLNLGLDDATVRERVAAALDAVGLRGHARRAVHHLSFGQKKRVCIAGVLAMEPEVLLLDEPMAGLDAPMQAELAALLDRLAARGVTVLLSTHDVDFAFRWADDIHVMAAGRCIASGPAAQLATQTEALRAAGQHPPLALTLHAELVKRGVLPPGPAPRSTDLLLEALRALPVLEYPGEINV
- the cbiQ gene encoding cobalt ECF transporter T component CbiQ, whose amino-acid sequence is MLIETAAYASRWRGVAPAAKALFALAGILAAWLAQSPAVLATLAALLALAALLGARVPLRSYLAVAVPPLGFLLLSCLTMLVGPGPDGAWHWSAALLPTVVRTALRSLAMLAALLGLVLTTPLPDLLTLLRRLRAPELLLDLMVLSYRMLFVLRQAWDEGVTAQSARLGYRGWRHAWRSLGLLAGQMAVQVWQRAAALQMAADARGYQGTLRFLPAAYPQARRQTAWAVLAGGLLLTMAAGDRW
- a CDS encoding energy-coupling factor ABC transporter permease, coding for MHIMEGFLPPAHALGWAAASLPFMAWGLHSVGQSLRAHPERRMLLGVAAAFAFLLSALKLPSVTGSCSHPTGVGLGALLFGPAAMVPVGFVVLLFQALLLAHGGVTTLGANVFSMAIVGPFVSYGVFRALAAFGLSRSVAVFLAACLGDLATYVTTSLQLAWAFPDPVGGIQVSFAKFAGIFALTQVPIAISEGLLTVLVVNAMARFNEHELRALPVMALRKGEGA
- a CDS encoding energy-coupling factor ABC transporter substrate-binding protein, which encodes MKARTWMIWAAIVLLTVLPLWLVSAPPVEPGAEAPSVFGGADERAQQAIGSIAPDYKPWFSPVVEPASGEIASLLFALQAALGAGVIGFWLGMSVTRERARRAAAQNQPPASLPQDRRAD
- the cobM gene encoding precorrin-4 C(11)-methyltransferase, translating into MTSNPGAASLGKVWFVGAGPGDPELITVKGQKLLSQAGAVLFAGSLVDRAATLYAPAGCEIRDSKDMTLEEMTEWLIEQTSKHAIVVRLQTGDPGLYGALIEMARPLVAAGIEWAVVPGVSSAMASMAAAGESMTLPEVTQSVIFTRVEGRTPMPEGEDLASLAAHRTTLCIFLSITLMYKVEAALRAAGWPEDAPMLVVHKASWPGEERILRGTLADIKQRCREAGVASQAMIVASPTLGALHWETLARSKLYDPTFTHRFRKASA